The following are from one region of the Amylibacter sp. IMCC11727 genome:
- the gcvH gene encoding glycine cleavage system protein GcvH produces MKYTEEHEWLRAEGDVYVVGITQHATEQLGDLVFVELPEVGDEVSQGDEIVVIESVKAASDIVAPVDGEITAINEALVANPELANSDALGEGWFFKIKASDPSQLDAFLDEAGYKSFIS; encoded by the coding sequence ATGAAATACACAGAAGAGCACGAATGGCTGCGCGCCGAAGGTGACGTTTATGTTGTTGGCATCACCCAACACGCCACCGAACAACTGGGCGATCTGGTGTTTGTCGAACTGCCCGAAGTGGGCGACGAAGTTTCCCAAGGGGACGAAATCGTTGTGATCGAAAGCGTCAAAGCCGCTTCCGACATCGTGGCCCCCGTCGACGGCGAAATCACCGCCATCAACGAAGCTTTGGTCGCAAACCCAGAATTGGCCAACTCTGACGCCTTGGGCGAAGGTTGGTTCTTCAAAATCAAAGCCTCCGACCCGTCTCAGCTCGACGCCTTCTTGGACGAAGCTGGCTACAAATCCTTCATCTCTTAA
- the gcvP gene encoding aminomethyl-transferring glycine dehydrogenase produces the protein MTFTPTDYLPYDFANRRHIGPSPSEMEEMLQRVGAKDLDALIDDTLPQKIRQKDPLDFGKAKSERELLHHMRVTASKNKVLTSLIGQGYHGTVTPPAIQRNILENPAWYTAYTPYQPEISQGRLEALLNFQTMVSDLTGLEIANASLLDESTACAEAMTMAQRVGKSKATAFFVDENCHPQNISVIKTRAQPLDIDVIVGNPDDLDATAVFGAIFQFPGTHGHLRDFTAEIEKLHENKAIGIISADPLSLTLLKEPGAMGADIAVGTTQRFGVPIGYGGPHAAYMATKASYARNMPGRIVGVSIDSHGNRAYRLSLQTREQHIRREKATSNVCTAQALLAVMAGFYAVFHGPDGLRAIAQRIHRKTVRLAKGLQNAGFTIEPEAFFDTITVDVGPLQSAVMKSAVDEGINLRAVGTTKVGITLDERTRQATIVKVWRAFGIVDRKPDLSAEYRMPDDLIRTSDFLTHPVFHMNRAETEMMRYMRRLADRDLALDRAMIPLGSCTMKLNSAAEMMPVSWREFSLLHPFCPEDQAEGYSEMIADLSAKLCDVTGYDAISMQPNSGAQGEYAGLLSIAGYHRANGQGHRNICLIPMSAHGTNPASAQMVGWKVVPVKSAENGDIDLEDFKAKVDLHKDNLAGCMITYPSTHGVFEETVIDVCKITHDAGGQVYIDGANMNAMVGLSRPGDLGGDVSHLNLHKTFCIPHGGGGPGMGPIGVKDHLIPHLPGDPNGGEGAVSAAAFGSPSLLPISWAYCLMMGGEGLTQATRVAILNANYIAKRLEGAFDVLYKGPTGRVAHECIIDTRPFADSANVSVDDIAKRLSDCGFHAPTMSWPVSGTLMIEPTESENKAELDRFCDAMLGIREEIRAIEEGKMDAENNPLKNAPHTMEDLVKDWDRPYSRETGCFPQGAFRVDKYWPPVNRVDNVWGDRNLTCTCPPMEDYAEAAE, from the coding sequence ATGACCTTCACCCCCACAGATTATTTGCCGTACGACTTTGCCAACCGTCGCCACATCGGGCCAAGCCCGAGCGAGATGGAAGAGATGCTCCAACGTGTGGGGGCGAAGGATCTTGATGCCCTAATCGACGACACATTACCGCAAAAAATCCGTCAGAAAGACCCGCTCGATTTCGGCAAAGCCAAATCTGAACGCGAATTGCTGCATCACATGCGCGTCACAGCGTCAAAAAATAAAGTGCTGACCTCGCTGATTGGTCAGGGCTATCACGGGACGGTCACGCCCCCCGCGATCCAGCGCAATATTTTGGAAAACCCCGCGTGGTACACGGCCTATACGCCCTATCAACCTGAAATCAGCCAAGGCCGCCTAGAGGCTTTGTTGAACTTTCAAACCATGGTCTCTGATCTGACAGGTTTGGAAATCGCCAACGCATCCTTGCTTGATGAATCTACCGCCTGTGCCGAAGCCATGACCATGGCCCAACGCGTTGGCAAATCAAAAGCGACAGCATTTTTTGTGGACGAAAACTGTCACCCGCAAAACATTTCAGTGATAAAAACACGCGCTCAACCGCTCGACATCGACGTGATCGTCGGCAACCCCGATGATCTGGATGCCACCGCCGTATTCGGCGCAATCTTCCAATTCCCTGGCACACACGGCCATCTACGCGATTTCACCGCTGAAATCGAAAAGCTGCATGAAAACAAAGCTATCGGCATTATTTCCGCCGATCCCCTATCCCTGACTCTTTTGAAAGAACCGGGCGCAATGGGCGCAGATATCGCTGTTGGCACCACCCAACGGTTTGGTGTTCCAATCGGCTATGGTGGCCCGCACGCCGCCTATATGGCTACCAAAGCAAGCTACGCACGCAACATGCCAGGCCGCATCGTTGGCGTGTCTATCGACAGCCACGGCAACCGTGCCTATCGCCTGTCCTTGCAAACCCGCGAACAACACATCCGCCGTGAAAAAGCCACGTCAAACGTGTGTACAGCACAGGCATTGCTGGCTGTAATGGCGGGTTTTTACGCGGTGTTCCACGGCCCTGATGGTCTGCGTGCGATTGCACAACGTATCCACCGCAAAACCGTCCGCTTGGCCAAAGGATTGCAAAACGCAGGCTTCACCATCGAACCAGAAGCCTTCTTTGACACCATCACCGTCGACGTTGGCCCTTTGCAATCCGCCGTGATGAAATCAGCGGTGGATGAAGGGATTAACCTGCGGGCCGTTGGCACAACCAAAGTGGGCATTACGCTCGATGAACGCACGCGTCAGGCCACCATCGTCAAGGTGTGGCGGGCTTTCGGGATTGTGGATCGAAAGCCAGACCTGTCTGCCGAATACCGTATGCCAGATGATCTGATCCGCACATCGGATTTCCTGACGCATCCCGTGTTCCACATGAACCGCGCAGAAACCGAAATGATGCGCTATATGCGCCGTTTGGCGGATCGTGACCTCGCCCTTGATCGCGCGATGATCCCGCTTGGCTCTTGCACGATGAAGCTGAATTCCGCCGCAGAAATGATGCCCGTCAGCTGGCGCGAATTTTCTCTTTTACACCCATTCTGCCCCGAAGATCAGGCCGAAGGGTACAGCGAAATGATCGCCGATCTGTCGGCCAAACTCTGCGATGTCACTGGCTATGATGCGATTTCCATGCAGCCAAACTCTGGCGCACAAGGGGAATATGCGGGGCTGTTGTCCATCGCAGGCTACCACCGCGCCAATGGTCAAGGTCATCGCAACATCTGCCTCATCCCGATGAGCGCCCATGGCACCAATCCTGCCTCTGCGCAAATGGTCGGCTGGAAAGTTGTCCCCGTGAAATCCGCCGAAAACGGCGATATTGATCTGGAAGATTTCAAAGCCAAAGTTGATCTGCACAAAGACAACCTTGCAGGCTGTATGATTACCTATCCTTCCACCCATGGCGTGTTCGAGGAAACCGTCATCGACGTGTGCAAGATCACCCATGATGCAGGTGGCCAAGTGTATATCGACGGTGCGAACATGAACGCCATGGTCGGGCTCAGCCGTCCGGGGGATTTGGGCGGTGACGTGTCCCACCTAAACTTGCACAAAACCTTTTGCATTCCACACGGCGGCGGTGGCCCCGGCATGGGCCCAATCGGTGTAAAGGACCACCTCATCCCACACCTACCAGGGGATCCAAACGGCGGCGAAGGCGCGGTCAGCGCTGCTGCATTCGGCTCCCCATCCTTGCTGCCAATCTCTTGGGCCTATTGCCTGATGATGGGCGGAGAGGGCCTAACCCAAGCAACCCGCGTGGCCATCCTAAACGCCAACTACATCGCCAAACGATTAGAAGGCGCATTTGATGTGCTTTACAAAGGCCCAACAGGCCGTGTTGCACATGAATGTATCATCGACACACGCCCGTTCGCCGACAGCGCAAACGTCAGCGTTGATGACATCGCCAAACGGCTTAGCGATTGTGGGTTCCACGCGCCAACCATGTCTTGGCCCGTATCAGGCACGTTGATGATCGAACCAACCGAATCCGAAAACAAAGCCGAGCTGGATCGTTTCTGCGATGCGATGCTCGGCATCCGCGAAGAAATTCGCGCCATCGAAGAGGGCAAAATGGATGCGGAAAACAACCCGTTGAAAAACGCACCTCACACGATGGAAGATTTGGTCAAAGACTGGGATCGCCCCTATTCACGCGAAACCGGCTGCTTCCCTCAGGGCGCATTCCGCGTGGACAAATACTGGCCCCCTGTGAACCGCGTGGACAACGTGTGGGGGGATCGAAACCTCACTTGCACCTGTCCTCCCATGGAAGACTACGCCGAAGCGGCAGAATAA
- a CDS encoding PAS domain S-box protein, producing MIFQLTSLLWSKSTRTRRIFQSLPIPLLTLAPRTAQSQTTTPQDTPRNIFDVFHTVLIGQNWTLGDLLLILFFVLLSLLTIVVLRNSTLLKRRAAVIEEQSAELQFQKRALDQHAVVSLIDANGIFEYVNDNFLDVTGYERSEVIGQSGYLLWPESEGRAEYDSLLETVYAGQVWSGEVPALKKDGTAFWSQATVVPYMDSKGNFIRSATVRTDITANKRLEAERQLSNSFDALGDTVVMLWPDSLEFLYLNTAALKRFGWETNRGHGKTFVDITPGFDEARFRRRVEMAKTAPNKQVDFEVRMSETRIDHVTLNYLTPAGEEPRVIIVMRDITEQVNSRNEILDLRAALDLADFEVFIIEPETLQYTYLNKSALQTVGWAEDEYKSRTPADDDDKFDETVFRGRVAPLVSGETKVVTFERPSLHGRPTEVSIQYLELHDQGKRFVVVVRDISERKNSEREIRRFKHALDHSSDSIHMFWPDTQQFFYGNELARKRTGATVEEFAKMTPMDTNPNLTKDVLVKRLNDIVASDSKYMVYESVAKTETGALAPVEVNLQYIAPKGARPYFLANIRDLTEAKKAEKAKTEFVSTVSHELRTPLTSIKGSLGLVKAGALGPLTDKQTSMIEIAYNNCERLVLLINDILDLEKIEAGKMDYQMREVEAVPLLAECVASMQSYADQFDVTIENHTLLQSATINVDENRLVQVMTNLMSNAIKFSDPNEKVRVIAEDHQGTLRITISDNGSGIPDDAKPTIFDKFTQADSSDVRRTGGTGLGLSITKNMVEHMQGSIHFTSTQGVGTDFWVEFPLISATPLIDHDPSQMPKRVLVVEDDLDYAKVIKKQLQESGFHVTISRNAAETLDLVKTYDFDAVTLDLGLPDADGMTLLSEIDSLKSTPTLPVVVITGASQDEETALPDTLAGVFYKPPNHQELVQLLRSLGQNSPNKLPAVLHVEDDISTREVLREVIGDLAKVNSVATLAQAKKAIKNQTFDLVILDIELPDGSGLDVLPSLHDAFDPNVPVIIFSANEPSAYDQGAITSVILKSQKTNEEILEEIKNVLQRKRGSARNNDKTAKNSSR from the coding sequence ATGATCTTTCAACTCACCAGTTTACTATGGAGCAAATCCACCCGAACGCGGCGTATTTTTCAATCTCTGCCCATTCCCCTTTTGACACTTGCCCCCCGAACGGCACAGTCGCAAACCACCACCCCTCAAGACACCCCACGCAACATTTTTGATGTTTTCCACACGGTCCTGATCGGTCAAAACTGGACACTTGGTGATCTGCTGCTCATCCTCTTCTTCGTCCTTTTGTCCCTGCTTACCATCGTTGTGCTGCGAAACAGCACTCTTTTGAAACGCCGCGCGGCCGTGATCGAAGAACAATCCGCAGAATTGCAGTTTCAAAAACGCGCGCTTGACCAACACGCAGTGGTCAGCCTGATCGACGCAAACGGGATTTTTGAATACGTCAACGATAACTTCCTCGACGTCACAGGATATGAACGATCCGAAGTGATCGGCCAATCTGGCTATCTTTTGTGGCCAGAGTCCGAAGGGCGTGCAGAATACGACTCCTTGCTGGAAACCGTCTATGCGGGCCAAGTTTGGTCTGGCGAAGTGCCCGCATTGAAAAAGGACGGAACCGCCTTTTGGTCACAAGCCACCGTCGTGCCTTATATGGACAGTAAGGGCAATTTTATACGCTCGGCCACGGTGCGCACGGATATCACCGCGAACAAACGACTCGAGGCAGAACGCCAACTATCCAACTCCTTTGATGCGCTTGGGGATACGGTGGTCATGCTCTGGCCTGACTCGTTGGAATTTCTTTACCTCAACACCGCCGCCCTCAAACGGTTTGGCTGGGAAACCAATCGCGGCCACGGAAAAACCTTTGTGGATATCACCCCTGGTTTTGACGAAGCACGCTTTCGACGCCGCGTTGAAATGGCCAAAACCGCACCCAACAAACAGGTCGATTTCGAAGTTCGCATGTCGGAAACCCGCATCGATCACGTCACGCTGAATTACCTAACCCCTGCGGGCGAAGAACCCCGCGTCATCATTGTGATGCGCGACATCACCGAACAGGTAAACAGCCGCAACGAAATCCTTGATCTGCGCGCAGCTCTTGATCTGGCCGATTTTGAAGTGTTCATCATCGAACCCGAAACCCTGCAGTACACCTATCTGAACAAATCCGCACTTCAGACGGTGGGCTGGGCCGAGGACGAATACAAATCCCGCACCCCTGCTGACGACGATGATAAGTTCGACGAAACCGTATTCCGTGGCCGCGTCGCACCGCTGGTGTCGGGGGAAACCAAAGTTGTCACCTTTGAGCGCCCCTCATTGCACGGGCGCCCCACCGAGGTCTCTATCCAGTATTTGGAACTTCACGATCAGGGCAAACGCTTTGTCGTCGTGGTTCGCGACATTTCGGAACGCAAAAACAGCGAACGGGAAATCCGTCGTTTCAAACACGCTTTGGATCACAGCTCAGATTCCATCCATATGTTCTGGCCCGACACTCAACAGTTTTTCTATGGCAACGAATTGGCCCGAAAACGCACAGGGGCCACGGTGGAAGAATTTGCAAAAATGACCCCAATGGACACCAACCCGAACCTCACCAAAGACGTTCTGGTGAAGCGCCTGAACGACATTGTCGCCAGCGACAGCAAATACATGGTTTATGAATCCGTGGCCAAAACCGAAACCGGCGCCTTGGCCCCTGTTGAGGTCAACTTGCAATACATCGCCCCCAAAGGGGCGCGGCCCTATTTCCTCGCCAACATCCGCGATTTGACCGAGGCGAAAAAGGCCGAAAAAGCGAAAACCGAATTTGTTTCCACGGTCAGTCACGAATTGCGCACCCCGCTCACCTCTATCAAAGGGTCCCTTGGCCTCGTCAAAGCAGGCGCACTCGGCCCATTGACCGACAAACAAACCTCCATGATCGAAATCGCTTACAACAATTGCGAACGCCTGGTTCTTTTGATCAACGACATTCTCGACCTCGAAAAAATCGAAGCAGGCAAAATGGACTATCAAATGCGCGAGGTCGAAGCCGTGCCACTGCTGGCAGAATGCGTGGCTTCCATGCAAAGCTATGCGGATCAGTTCGATGTCACCATCGAAAACCACACCTTGTTACAAAGCGCGACGATCAACGTAGACGAAAATCGCCTTGTTCAGGTGATGACAAACCTCATGTCCAACGCGATCAAATTCAGCGATCCAAACGAAAAAGTGCGCGTCATCGCCGAAGATCACCAAGGGACTCTGCGCATTACGATTTCGGACAATGGCAGCGGCATTCCTGACGATGCTAAACCCACCATTTTTGACAAATTCACCCAAGCGGATTCCTCGGATGTGCGCCGCACAGGGGGAACAGGACTTGGCCTTAGCATCACCAAAAACATGGTCGAACATATGCAAGGCAGCATCCATTTCACCAGCACCCAAGGTGTTGGCACAGATTTCTGGGTGGAATTCCCGCTCATCTCGGCCACGCCCTTAATCGACCATGATCCAAGCCAGATGCCCAAACGGGTTTTGGTCGTCGAAGACGATCTCGACTATGCCAAGGTTATCAAAAAGCAGCTTCAAGAAAGCGGATTTCATGTCACCATCAGCAGAAACGCCGCCGAAACCCTGGACTTGGTCAAGACCTATGATTTTGATGCAGTGACACTGGATCTTGGGCTGCCCGACGCAGATGGCATGACCCTTTTGTCAGAAATTGACAGCCTCAAATCCACCCCAACCCTGCCTGTGGTGGTCATTACGGGCGCATCACAAGACGAAGAAACCGCACTGCCAGACACGCTTGCAGGTGTGTTTTACAAACCACCAAATCATCAGGAACTTGTGCAGCTCCTTCGGTCTTTGGGGCAAAATTCACCCAATAAACTGCCCGCGGTTTTGCACGTCGAAGACGACATCAGCACCCGCGAAGTATTGCGCGAAGTGATTGGCGATTTGGCGAAAGTGAATTCCGTTGCCACCTTGGCACAGGCTAAAAAAGCCATCAAAAACCAGACCTTTGATCTGGTGATCCTTGATATCGAACTGCCTGACGGCAGCGGCCTTGATGTGCTGCCTTCCTTACACGATGCGTTCGATCCGAACGTGCCCGTCATCATTTTTTCCGCGAATGAACCTTCCGCATATGATCAAGGTGCCATAACGTCGGTGATATTAAAGTCGCAAAAAACAAACGAGGAGATCTTGGAAGAGATCAAAAACGTATTGCAGCGTAAAAGGGGTAGCGCGAGAAACAATGACAAAACTGCAAAGAATTCTTCACGTTGA
- a CDS encoding response regulator encodes MTKLQRILHVEDDQDIREIAKLSLETLGNFDLLQCASGPEALERAPDFTPQLLLLDVMMPTMSGEETLAALRQLDGVSSCPAIFVTAKAQEDEIANLIAANNADGVIVKPFDPMTLPDQITALWTAALSRRAD; translated from the coding sequence ATGACAAAACTGCAAAGAATTCTTCACGTTGAAGACGATCAAGACATTCGCGAAATCGCCAAACTGTCCCTTGAAACGCTTGGAAACTTTGATCTATTGCAATGCGCATCAGGGCCAGAAGCGCTTGAACGCGCGCCAGATTTCACCCCCCAGCTGTTGTTGCTTGATGTCATGATGCCAACCATGAGCGGCGAAGAAACCCTCGCCGCATTGCGCCAACTCGACGGTGTGTCATCCTGCCCCGCAATCTTTGTCACCGCTAAGGCGCAAGAAGATGAAATTGCCAATCTCATCGCCGCAAACAATGCCGATGGCGTTATCGTCAAACCCTTCGATCCGATGACCCTGCCTGATCAAATCACCGCACTATGGACCGCCGCACTGAGCCGACGGGCGGATTGA
- a CDS encoding Hpt domain-containing protein, whose translation MQSAILDIEEKMAAGLAGIRDNFVDALDRRVDRLEAFTDVPVGAPLSNTASEQIKYVAHKTLGSAATLGFEALGRNAADLETAVNDCGAVYTDTLNRAVIDFLNAADMIVARYAHR comes from the coding sequence ATGCAATCTGCCATTTTAGATATCGAAGAAAAAATGGCCGCTGGATTGGCAGGCATTCGGGACAATTTTGTAGATGCGTTGGATCGTCGTGTGGATCGATTGGAAGCGTTCACTGACGTGCCTGTTGGGGCGCCTTTGTCCAATACAGCCAGTGAGCAGATCAAATATGTGGCCCATAAAACACTTGGTTCGGCGGCAACGCTCGGGTTCGAGGCGTTGGGGCGGAACGCGGCGGATTTAGAAACCGCCGTAAACGATTGCGGTGCGGTTTACACAGATACATTGAACCGTGCCGTGATCGATTTTTTGAATGCAGCAGATATGATTGTGGCCCGATATGCGCACCGCTAA
- a CDS encoding response regulator: MRILAVDDDAIICELLREAFEAAGYTDVVTASSGHEALACMRDAAQPFDCFLLDIQMPEMDGIELCSKIKSQPHHADSPIIMLTAMSEKDYIDRAFGAGATDYVTKPFDVLELFTRLKLAAQLVEQKAKVAEKQQTIDALKTHDTFARKVDLREDIYLSGVRGALQKLAFENYILQLGRSGMFGSAFFAFRFSNVKDLHDNASPDEFVGTILDVGDVIADALKTTETFITYRGNGVYVAITKFEKNRSVTDVQAEIDADLAGLIAPLTNGEAVPISMAVGGPVQSGLFGAAEPLDAMWRAIDLVEGSAAERGPAKATIADRVKKVTSQIMQSAAL, encoded by the coding sequence ATGAGAATTCTTGCTGTAGATGACGACGCAATTATCTGCGAATTATTGCGAGAGGCATTTGAAGCCGCTGGGTACACGGATGTGGTCACTGCGTCTTCTGGGCATGAGGCTTTGGCGTGTATGCGCGACGCGGCACAGCCATTTGACTGTTTCTTGTTGGACATTCAAATGCCAGAAATGGATGGGATCGAGCTGTGTTCGAAGATTAAAAGCCAACCCCATCATGCGGACAGCCCGATAATTATGCTAACGGCGATGTCTGAAAAGGACTACATTGACCGCGCATTTGGAGCAGGGGCAACGGATTATGTTACCAAACCGTTTGACGTGCTGGAATTGTTCACACGGTTGAAACTGGCGGCGCAGTTGGTGGAGCAGAAAGCCAAGGTGGCCGAAAAACAGCAAACCATTGATGCGTTGAAAACCCATGACACTTTTGCGCGCAAAGTTGATCTGCGAGAGGATATTTACCTGTCAGGTGTGCGCGGTGCGCTGCAAAAGTTGGCGTTTGAAAACTATATTCTGCAGCTTGGTCGCAGTGGCATGTTTGGCAGCGCGTTTTTCGCGTTTCGGTTTTCCAACGTTAAGGATCTGCATGATAATGCCAGCCCAGATGAGTTTGTCGGAACCATTTTGGACGTCGGAGATGTGATTGCCGATGCACTGAAAACCACGGAAACCTTTATCACGTATCGTGGTAACGGAGTTTATGTGGCCATAACCAAGTTCGAAAAGAACCGTTCCGTCACGGATGTTCAGGCAGAAATTGATGCGGATTTGGCCGGACTGATTGCGCCGCTAACCAATGGCGAAGCTGTTCCAATTTCAATGGCCGTCGGTGGCCCTGTGCAAAGTGGGTTGTTCGGTGCGGCAGAGCCGCTTGATGCGATGTGGCGCGCCATTGATCTGGTCGAAGGATCAGCGGCAGAGCGCGGACCTGCCAAAGCAACCATCGCGGATCGTGTAAAGAAAGTCACAAGCCAGATTATGCAATCTGCGGCCCTGTAA
- a CDS encoding DeoR/GlpR family DNA-binding transcription regulator → MPLTPRQDLILKTLRRDGRVGVDELAEQMAVATQTIRRDLSVLCEAGLATRTHGGAKLMQSGTAIAYENRRLQHTAAKQAIAKTAAGLIQNNTSLALNIGTTTEQVAEHLRLHSGLTVITNNTNIVPILRRTDLTSLVLIGGEIRLSDGAVVGGDALDTIAKYKVDTAIIGASSLDPDGAVLDFDQREVMVARALLNAARQKILVADVSKFDATAPHKICTATDLDVIILNAPPPAPFAARIENSQTKLIIADDPNHD, encoded by the coding sequence ATGCCTCTTACCCCACGCCAAGATCTCATTCTTAAAACGCTGCGCCGTGACGGTCGCGTGGGTGTGGATGAACTTGCAGAACAGATGGCTGTCGCCACGCAAACCATTCGCCGTGATCTGTCCGTTTTGTGTGAAGCTGGTTTGGCCACGCGCACCCATGGCGGCGCGAAGCTGATGCAATCTGGAACCGCCATTGCCTATGAAAACCGCCGCCTTCAGCATACAGCGGCAAAACAAGCCATCGCAAAAACCGCTGCGGGCCTGATCCAAAACAATACCTCTCTGGCCCTGAACATTGGCACCACAACCGAACAAGTGGCCGAACACCTGCGCCTGCACTCAGGGCTGACGGTGATCACCAACAACACAAATATCGTTCCCATTTTACGCCGCACCGATCTGACCTCGCTCGTTCTGATTGGCGGAGAAATCCGCTTGTCTGACGGCGCAGTGGTGGGCGGCGATGCGCTCGACACGATTGCCAAATACAAAGTGGACACAGCCATCATCGGTGCCTCCAGCCTTGATCCAGATGGCGCGGTGCTTGATTTCGACCAACGCGAAGTGATGGTGGCCCGCGCCCTGCTGAACGCAGCCCGTCAAAAAATCCTCGTAGCAGACGTTTCAAAATTCGACGCCACCGCCCCACACAAGATTTGCACAGCTACCGATCTTGACGTGATCATCCTAAACGCCCCGCCCCCTGCGCCATTTGCAGCGCGGATTGAAAACAGCCAAACCAAACTTATCATCGCGGATGACCCAAACCATGACTGA
- the glpD gene encoding glycerol-3-phosphate dehydrogenase — MTDANTTVDLFIIGGGINGCGIARDAVGRGYSVKLAEMNDLGSATSSASTKLFHGGLRYLEFFEFRLVREALIERETLLRAMPHMSWPMRFVLPYHDDMRFESDTPASRLLSFFMPWMRGRRPAWMIRLALFLYDNLGGRKILPRTRTLNLKTAAEGMPLDPKFETAFEYSDCWVEDARLVVLNARDAAHRGAQIMVQTKVVSTAYKDGLWHITTQNAAGDETTHTAKMIVNAAGPWVEDVIHKTMRLKTNEGVRLVRGSHIVTKQLYNHDKCYFFQGEDGRIIFTIPYEDDFTLIGTTDADHTDASTPPECTPAETDYLVNFANKYLKQNISADDVVWTYSGVRPLYDDGADSATAATREYVLRVNTSLGGPVLNVFGGKITTYRRLAESALEKINETLGQSPTIWTAGVPMPGGDFPVSGVNDLRADLAKHMPFLPAQTINRLIRQYGTEAKSIFASITSADDLGPDLGAHVYPVELDWAIANEWVRTGDDFLWRRSKLGLRVTAEQSATIDAYIQNACARLN, encoded by the coding sequence ATGACTGACGCAAACACCACCGTGGATCTCTTCATCATTGGGGGCGGCATCAACGGGTGCGGCATTGCTCGCGATGCCGTGGGGCGCGGCTATTCCGTTAAACTTGCAGAAATGAACGACCTTGGCTCCGCCACATCTTCTGCTTCGACCAAACTGTTTCACGGCGGCCTGCGCTACCTTGAGTTTTTCGAATTCCGCTTGGTGCGCGAGGCTTTGATCGAACGCGAAACGCTGCTACGCGCCATGCCGCACATGTCTTGGCCCATGCGCTTTGTGCTGCCCTATCATGACGATATGCGCTTCGAAAGCGATACACCCGCATCACGCCTGCTGTCTTTCTTTATGCCATGGATGAGGGGCCGCCGCCCTGCGTGGATGATCCGATTGGCGCTGTTCCTTTATGACAATTTGGGCGGGCGCAAAATCCTGCCTAGAACCCGAACGCTCAACCTGAAAACCGCTGCCGAAGGCATGCCCCTCGATCCAAAATTCGAAACCGCTTTTGAATACTCCGATTGCTGGGTCGAAGATGCCCGCCTTGTGGTTCTGAACGCCCGCGATGCCGCTCATCGGGGCGCACAGATCATGGTGCAGACCAAAGTGGTCAGTACCGCCTACAAAGACGGTCTTTGGCACATCACCACCCAAAATGCAGCTGGGGATGAAACAACCCACACGGCCAAAATGATCGTTAACGCCGCTGGCCCATGGGTCGAAGACGTTATTCATAAAACCATGCGGCTCAAAACCAACGAAGGCGTTCGCCTTGTGCGTGGTAGCCACATCGTCACCAAACAGCTCTATAACCACGACAAATGCTATTTCTTTCAGGGCGAAGACGGTCGCATCATTTTCACCATTCCCTATGAGGATGATTTCACCCTAATCGGCACCACCGATGCAGATCACACAGACGCCAGCACCCCACCTGAATGCACACCTGCTGAAACGGATTACCTCGTCAATTTTGCCAACAAATACCTCAAACAAAACATTTCCGCTGACGATGTTGTGTGGACGTATTCTGGCGTGCGCCCGCTCTATGATGACGGTGCAGATTCCGCCACGGCGGCCACACGCGAGTATGTATTACGGGTCAACACTTCGCTCGGCGGCCCCGTGCTGAACGTGTTCGGCGGCAAAATCACCACCTATCGACGCTTGGCAGAATCCGCGCTGGAAAAAATCAACGAAACGCTGGGCCAATCCCCCACCATCTGGACCGCAGGCGTCCCGATGCCAGGAGGCGATTTCCCCGTTTCAGGGGTGAACGATTTGCGGGCAGACCTCGCCAAACATATGCCTTTCCTACCAGCCCAAACCATCAACCGATTGATCCGCCAATACGGAACCGAAGCCAAAAGTATTTTCGCAAGCATCACATCAGCAGACGATCTTGGCCCCGACCTCGGCGCACATGTTTACCCAGTGGAACTGGATTGGGCCATTGCAAACGAATGGGTGCGAACCGGCGATGATTTCCTATGGCGGCGCTCAAAACTTGGCCTGCGGGTCACGGCCGAACAATCGGCGACCATCGACGCCTACATTCAAAACGCCTGCGCGCGCCTTAACTAA